The following is a genomic window from Hymenobacter chitinivorans DSM 11115.
ATCCGGGGCTTTTCGGCATCTTAAGCCTCGTTTCACCGCCCGCCCTATGCCCGACGTTGCCGCCCTGCCGCCACCCGCTTCCGCCGTTTCTGCCCGCCCGGCCCGGGTGCAGTCCATCGACCTGGTCCGCGGCCTGGTCATGATTATTATGGCCCTGGACCACGTGCGCGAGTTCTGGAGCCCCACGCCGGTGCGCCCCGAGGACGTCAGCCAGGCTTCGGCATTGCTGTTCTTCTCCCGCTGGATTACCCATTTCTGCGCCCCGACCTTTGTTTTTCTGGCCGGGGTCAGCATCTTTCTCTACCAGCAGAAAACCGTCCGCCGCCCGGCCGTGAGCTGGTTTTTGCTCACCCGTGGCCTGTGGCTGGTGGCCCTGGAAATGCTGGTTATCAACTTCCTGCTGCAGTGGAGCTACCAGATGGTGCTGCTGCAGGTAATCTGGGCTACGGGCTGGGGCATGGTGCTGCTGGCCGCCCTGCTGTGGCTGCCGCGCTGGCTGCTGGGAGCTTTGTCGCTCGGCTTTCTGGCCCTGCACAATCTGCTGCCGACCATTGCCCCGGTTACTTCTGCCAACCTCATCTGGGCCCTGCTGCACAACGGGCCGTTTCTGGTGCCGGCCACGGGTGGCAGTCCGGCGTTTCTGGTGGCGTATTCCATCGGGCCCTGGGCGGCGGTGCTGGTGGCCGGCTACTGGGTGGGGCCCTGGTTTACGCTCCCGCTCGAGCAGCGCAACCGCCGCCTGCGCCTGGCCGGAGCCGCCCTGCTGCTGGGCTTCGTGGCGCTGCGGCTCACCAACTGGTACGGGGAGCCCACCCTGTGGAGTGTGCAGCCCCGGGGCAGTTTTTACACCGTGCTGTCTTTTCTGAATATCACTAAGTATCCGCCCTCCGTGCTGTTTCTGAGCCTCACGCTCGGCGTGGCGCTGCTGCTGCTGAGCGCCGCCGAAACCGCCGCGGGCCGCGGGGCCGAAGTACTGCGCACCTACGGCCGGGTGCCGTTTTTCTACTACCTGCTCCACCTGCTGCTCATCAGCCTCGGGGCCCTGCTCTGGACCACGCTGGCCTTCGGGCATCCCATCAATTTCGGCTTTATTGACCGCAAAGACTGGCCCGCTACCTACGCGCCGAGCCTGCTGCGGGCCTACGTGGTGTGGCTGAGCGTGGTGGGGCTGCTGTACTTGCCCTGCCGCTGGTACCAGGCCTACAAGCGGCGCCACTCCTATTGGTGGCTTTCTTATCTGTAAGCCACTGGCGCGTCTGTCACAGTTGCCGAAGTTTAGGTGCCCAAGCCAAGCTCAACCAAAACCGCGGGAATACGTCCCAGCCCATTTTCAAGCAAGTGCTGCTGGGTTTTGTTTTATTTAAAATTGGCAAAATATTATATATAATTTCTATATATTCTTCCTTTTCTCTGGTTGGTCAAGCGGGCATATTTGGCTATTCGCCTTATTCCTCACCCTTTTCCCAACCACAACCCATGAAAACACTTACTACCTCCCTGCTAAGCGCGGCCCTGCTGGGGCTGGCCCTGACAAGCTGCCAGAAAGAAGCCCAAAACCTGCCCGCCCCACGCACCCAAATCAACGACACCCGCCTCCTCGACCCGGCGGCGCAGGCCAACCGCCGCATCCAGGGCCAGCTCGACTCGACCATTGCCTTTGCCAACTCCAACCCGGCCCTGAACCTGAAGCTGGTGTCGTATTCCTTTCTGGGCCGCCTCGCCAAAGCCGAGGACCTGACGGCCGCCAAAGCCCGCATCCTGGCCGCGGGTAGCATTATTCCGGTGTATACCAACGCCGAAAAAGCCCTGAAAGCCCAGCAGACGCCCGCCTTTACGCTCAGCACCCTGCAGGCCAGCACCGCGGCCGGCAAGCAGGCGGCCGGCGCTTCCGGCACCGTGGCCGACGCCCGCTCGGGCATCAGCACCTACCTCGATAAAGTGGTGCAGCCCGGCCAGGGCCAGGTGGAGCTGGTGTGGGAGCGGGATGGGCAGCGCTTCACTTCGCTCTGCCTCTACAACGACCGGGGCCTGGTGTACGACAACATCCTGGCCAACCTGTTTACGGTGGAAGATCAGCTGGCTGATGGGGCAGCCACCGAGCAGGCCAAGGTAACCACCTCGGCCTTCACGGCCACCGTGCTCAGCTTCGACATCAAGTGGATTTGGGGCGGGCAGCGCGGCCACATCACCGTGCAGCACAGCATTCTGTACGCCAGCGGCAAGATCAGCACCAACTCCGGCTCGACCAGCGCCTGGATGTCGGTGGGCTCGGCCGAGGCCCGGCAGCGCCGCTACTCCCTGCACAGCACTTACGCCCAGCTTACCTGGGCCTACGGCTGGGCCACGCCCACGGGCAGCTTCAGCTTCTCCTACGATGGTAGCCCGGTTAAAATCAGCGCTTCGGTGTCGGGCGTAGGTTCCAAAGGCCAGGGGGAAGGCGTGCACACGATTTACTTGTAAGCCCCCGGGCCGCTAACCGAGCCGGAATTGGAGCCGCCCCGCTCCGGTTCCGGCTTTTTCGCGTCGGCAGGGTAGCACATGCGCCTGGCCCGGCGCATCTTTGCCGGCGCTACTTTCCCACTCATTTCTGGCCCGCCACCTATGCAATCTGCTTCTACCGTGCTGCTCGTGCGGCCCACCAGCTTTGGTTTCAACGCCGAAACGGCCGCTTCCAACCATTTTCAGCAGCCCCTGACCCAACTCAGCCCCGCGCAGGTGCAGCAGCAGGCCTTTGCCGAGTTCGACCAGGCCGTGGCCACGCTCCGGGCGCGGGGCGTGCGGGTGCTGGTCGAAGACGACACGCCCGCCCCGGCCAAGCCCGACGCCGTATTTCCCAACAACTGGGGCACGTTTCACCCCGACGGCCGCGTACTGCTCTACCCCATGTGCGCCCCCAACCGCCGCGCCGAGCGCCGCCCCGATATTCTGGCGCGCCTGGGCCAGCAGTTCGCAGTAACTGAAATCGTCGATTTGTCGCCCCACGAGCAGCAAGGGCGGTTTTTGGAAGGCACCGGCAGCATCATCTTCGACCATGAGCACCGCCGGGCCTACGCCGGCCTCTCAGCCCGCACCGATGCCGGCCTGTTTGCCGAAGTGGCCGCCCGCCTGGGCTACGCGCCCGTCGCCTTTCACGCCTCCGATGCCCAGGGCCAATCTATTTACCATACCAACGTGATGCTGTGCGTGGGCCCGGCGTTTGCCGTTATCTGCCTGGAAAGCATTACCGATGCCGCCGAACGGGCCCGCGTGGTGGAATCTTTAACCACGACCGGCCACGAAATCATTGCCATTTCCCTGGCCCAGGTAACCCGGTTTGCCGGCAATATGCTCACCGTGCAACCCACCGCCGGCCCCCCCGAGCTGCTGGTGATGTCGCAGAGCGCCCACGACGCCCTGACCGAGGAGCAGCGCCGCCGCCTGAGCCATTACTGCGAGCTGCTGCCCCTATCTATTCCGACCATCGAAACCATTGGGGGCGGCAGTGCGCGCTGCATGCTGGCCGAAATTTTTCTGCCGCCGCGGGCCTAAATATTCCAGGCACGAAAAAGCGTTCGGCGGCCCTTGCCGGCGGCCGAACGTTGGTGTCTGGCATAACGAGGTAGGGTCGGACCACTGGGCTCAGGCCGCCGACGAATTCGCGGCCAACCAGTCCTGGGCAGCTTGCTCGTCCACGAAAATCCGGGCCCGGAAGGCCTGGCCCTCGTAGAAATCCAGGGTGGGCACGTCGCCCTGGTCTTCCATGTCGTGCTGCAGGGTGGGCGAAACCAGATAGGCCAGGTAAGTGAGGGCGCCGGTCCGGTCGCCGGGCTGGGGGAAAAAGGTGGAAAGCAGCTTGGGGCGGTAGGTAGCGTCGCGGCGCAAATCAATCAGCCAGTGCTGGCAGCCGTGTTGGTTGGCCGCCTCCAGCATCACCGAGTAGGCCTCCTGAATTTCGGTGTTGTCCA
Proteins encoded in this region:
- a CDS encoding DUF1624 domain-containing protein, coding for MPDVAALPPPASAVSARPARVQSIDLVRGLVMIIMALDHVREFWSPTPVRPEDVSQASALLFFSRWITHFCAPTFVFLAGVSIFLYQQKTVRRPAVSWFLLTRGLWLVALEMLVINFLLQWSYQMVLLQVIWATGWGMVLLAALLWLPRWLLGALSLGFLALHNLLPTIAPVTSANLIWALLHNGPFLVPATGGSPAFLVAYSIGPWAAVLVAGYWVGPWFTLPLEQRNRRLRLAGAALLLGFVALRLTNWYGEPTLWSVQPRGSFYTVLSFLNITKYPPSVLFLSLTLGVALLLLSAAETAAGRGAEVLRTYGRVPFFYYLLHLLLISLGALLWTTLAFGHPINFGFIDRKDWPATYAPSLLRAYVVWLSVVGLLYLPCRWYQAYKRRHSYWWLSYL
- the ctlX gene encoding citrulline utilization hydrolase CtlX, producing MQSASTVLLVRPTSFGFNAETAASNHFQQPLTQLSPAQVQQQAFAEFDQAVATLRARGVRVLVEDDTPAPAKPDAVFPNNWGTFHPDGRVLLYPMCAPNRRAERRPDILARLGQQFAVTEIVDLSPHEQQGRFLEGTGSIIFDHEHRRAYAGLSARTDAGLFAEVAARLGYAPVAFHASDAQGQSIYHTNVMLCVGPAFAVICLESITDAAERARVVESLTTTGHEIIAISLAQVTRFAGNMLTVQPTAGPPELLVMSQSAHDALTEEQRRRLSHYCELLPLSIPTIETIGGGSARCMLAEIFLPPRA